The DNA window CCCGCTTCGCGGGAAGCGCCGCGTCGTTCGCGGCGGGGCGCCTCGGTGGTCGTACCGTTCTGGTCGCCCTTCGCGGCCGGTGCTTCGGCGCTGTCGTTGTCGCTCTTGGCGTTGTCGCTCTTGGCGTTGTCGCTCTTGGCGTTGTCCTGGTTGTCCGACTTGTCCTGGCTGTCCGACTTGCCGCCAGCCTCAGCGGACTTGGTGCCATTGGCGGGTGAGCCGTTGGCCTGTCCCCGGACTTCCTTGATCGCGGCGATCAGCTCGTTCTTACGCATACCCGACGTCCCTTTGACGCCAACTTGATTAGCCAGCGCGCGTAGCTCGGGCAGCACCATTGTGGACAGCGCACCTCCCGAGACGTTTGGTTTCGCGTCTGGAGTGTCTGTGGTCACGGCATTCGACAAGTGAATGGCGTCAGTGTTTTCGCCAGCCGTGAACAGGTCCGTATCGGTCACGGATTTCCTTTCTTCCCCCGCTGATCAGGTCATACGGGAGGTTCGTTGCATTCAGGCAATTCGCCGAGTGCGCCCAATCATCGACTCTGCAACGGTGATCGCCTGGATCGGCGGAGTAAACGGCGAACCTCGTCCACAAGAAGAATTGGTGTTGTCCTAGCGGCAAGGCAGTATGGATGCAGATGCAGATGCTGCGATTGCTGGACGGGTCCGAGGATAGCCTCCATCCTTGCGGGAAGCAAGCAAACCCTCCGGCCACGCTGTGGATCAACCGACGACGGTGACCCCCGGGCTCCAGCGAACCGGTTCGCCAGCGGTCATTTCGGTGATGGTAAATCCATTGGCGGCCCCGTACTCCACCACTTCTGGGGGCAACTCCGATGCCGTGGCCAGCGCGATCAACGATGGACCAGCCCCGGAAAGCGTGGCTGCCACATTATGACGTCGCAGCAGTCGCAAATATTCCGTCGAGGCCGGCATGGCCGGCGCACGCTGCGGCTGATGCAGCACGTCTTCGGTGGCCGCCATCAGCAGGTCCGGACGTTCGGTAAGCGCCACCACCAGCAACGCGGTGCGGCTGACATTGAAGCGCGCGTCCTCGTGGCTGACCTGCGCGGGCAGCAGCACGCGGGTTTCCGCGGTGAGCGAGCGTTCCTCGGGGATCGCGGAGTACAGGCGGATATCGGGGTGCAGCCGCAGCGGCACCGCCGCATACCGGGGGCGGTCGTCACCGCGGTCAACCCACGAAACGACCGCACCGCCCAACACGGCGGCCGCCGCGTTGTCGGGGTGACCCTCGAATTCCGAGGACAGCTGGATCAGCTGGGCGTCGTCGAGCGGTGTCCAATCCGTTTGTACGGCAAGGCCGTTCGCGGCGGCTAGGCCGCCGACCACCGCCGCCGCGGAGGAGCCGAGGCCGCGCGAATGCGGGATGGCGTTGCGGCAGCGCACCACCAGGCCCGGTGCGCGGACCCCGATGGCGCCCAGCCCGCACTGCAGGGCACGCGCCACCAAGTGTTCGGGGCCCGTCGGCAGCTGACCGGCCCCCTCCCCCTCGACCAACACAACCAAACCGGAATCGGTTGTCTCAACGGTGATTTCGTCATAGAGGCTCAACGCCAGACCGATGCTGTCGAAGCCGGGCCCAAGGTTGGCGCTGGACGCCGATACCACGGCGCTGGCCACCAGCCCGGCGGGCAGCATCGGGGTCATCAACAGCCTTTCGTCGTGCGCACGCGCATGCGGGCCACCACAGGGCGACCCGCTGCGCCCGGCTTCGCCGCGCTTGCGATCGCCACTAGGCCAGCCCCAGCTTTTCGACCACCAGGACCGGGTCCACCGGCAGCGGGGTCACGGTTGGCATGTCCCGCAGCGCGGTGTCGGGATCCTT is part of the Mycobacterium mantenii genome and encodes:
- the thrB gene encoding homoserine kinase → MLPAGLVASAVVSASSANLGPGFDSIGLALSLYDEITVETTDSGLVVLVEGEGAGQLPTGPEHLVARALQCGLGAIGVRAPGLVVRCRNAIPHSRGLGSSAAAVVGGLAAANGLAVQTDWTPLDDAQLIQLSSEFEGHPDNAAAAVLGGAVVSWVDRGDDRPRYAAVPLRLHPDIRLYSAIPEERSLTAETRVLLPAQVSHEDARFNVSRTALLVVALTERPDLLMAATEDVLHQPQRAPAMPASTEYLRLLRRHNVAATLSGAGPSLIALATASELPPEVVEYGAANGFTITEMTAGEPVRWSPGVTVVG